The following proteins come from a genomic window of Leptospira andrefontaineae:
- a CDS encoding phosphorylase: protein MSDLKIQDILFCAAFAGEIDKLKSDPRIHTFEAGIGELEAAINLQKYLSDPSTWKPKAILGIGSAGVYNWIPRKDWEGKFGISKVFANYQIAFLDKKIRLPESITFKYEFPDLQFPFDGNDFVESATNGTGSVTLEDLSPRALERIKGESLGFENMEAFGLAKVCNLFNIPFGTIFALTNKVGPKGSEEWKLSWRKHSDRLQEKILSYL from the coding sequence ATGAGCGATCTTAAAATCCAGGACATTCTTTTCTGCGCAGCTTTTGCGGGAGAAATAGACAAATTAAAATCGGATCCAAGGATCCATACCTTCGAAGCAGGCATCGGCGAATTAGAAGCCGCAATCAATCTCCAGAAATATCTCTCAGATCCTTCCACTTGGAAACCTAAGGCGATTTTGGGGATAGGCTCCGCAGGAGTTTATAACTGGATCCCTAGAAAAGATTGGGAAGGCAAATTCGGAATTTCAAAAGTATTCGCAAACTACCAGATCGCCTTCTTGGACAAAAAGATCAGACTTCCAGAAAGTATAACTTTTAAATACGAATTTCCTGACTTACAATTTCCCTTCGATGGAAACGATTTTGTGGAATCTGCAACCAATGGAACTGGTTCGGTCACATTAGAAGATTTGAGTCCAAGAGCTTTGGAGAGAATTAAAGGAGAAAGTTTAGGTTTCGAGAATATGGAAGCATTCGGTCTTGCAAAAGTATGCAATCTATTTAATATTCCTTTCGGAACCATATTCGCGCTTACAAACAAGGTAGGTCCAAAAGGAAGTGAAGAATGGAAACTTTCCTGGAGAAAACATTCGGATAGGCTCCAGGAAAAGATCCTAAGTTATCTCTGA